A genomic window from Deinococcus detaillensis includes:
- a CDS encoding LutC/YkgG family protein, which produces MTSEARLEILTRIHRAAAGPNLEIERPPIPASTRQRAEIVAQFAEYAAEYRAEVHRASGADLPALLAGLLSGQNVLIPEGFPAQLFPQPATHKPQTTHADLAAYDAVLTTCAVAIAETGTVVLDHGAGQGRRALTLIPDWHVCVVRSEQVVDSVPEAVAALQAAVLAGRPLTWISGPSATSDIELSRVEGVHGPRRLSIVVVD; this is translated from the coding sequence ATGACGAGTGAGGCCCGTTTAGAAATCCTGACCCGCATCCACCGTGCCGCCGCTGGCCCCAATCTGGAGATAGAACGCCCCCCCATTCCTGCTTCGACCCGCCAAAGGGCCGAGATCGTGGCTCAGTTTGCCGAGTACGCCGCCGAGTACCGGGCCGAAGTTCACCGCGCCAGTGGAGCTGACTTGCCCGCTCTGCTCGCTGGTTTGCTGAGCGGCCAGAATGTCTTAATTCCTGAAGGATTTCCAGCCCAGCTTTTCCCGCAGCCCGCAACCCACAAGCCGCAAACCACCCACGCCGACCTCGCCGCTTACGACGCCGTGCTGACCACCTGTGCCGTCGCTATTGCCGAAACCGGTACGGTGGTACTCGATCACGGCGCGGGGCAGGGGCGGCGAGCGTTGACGCTGATTCCGGATTGGCATGTCTGCGTGGTGCGCTCCGAGCAAGTGGTGGACAGTGTGCCTGAGGCGGTGGCCGCTTTACAAGCAGCGGTGCTGGCGGGCCGCCCCCTGACTTGGATCAGCGGGCCGAGCGCCACCAGCGACATCGAACTCAGCCGCGTTGAGGGTGTTCACGGGCCGAGGCGACTAAGCATCGTCGTGGTGGATTAG
- a CDS encoding heavy-metal-associated domain-containing protein, with protein MTQPNNKARVLIGVRGMEQESGVRISAALLAMPGVTQAQPDQGQIAVQYDPTALTVMDLLRAIRKQGFLAGML; from the coding sequence ATGACCCAACCCAACAACAAAGCCCGCGTCCTGATCGGCGTGCGCGGCATGGAGCAAGAATCGGGCGTCCGCATCTCGGCAGCGCTCTTGGCCATGCCCGGCGTGACGCAGGCCCAACCCGACCAAGGGCAAATCGCCGTGCAGTATGACCCCACCGCCCTGACCGTCATGGATTTGCTGCGGGCCATTCGCAAGCAGGGCTTTTTGGCGGGAATGCTTTAG
- a CDS encoding DUF1999 domain-containing protein encodes MLRYRIFTPDDFPTLEALDLAVQRRADPAFDTLDEREREGRLRTSLPALKFFERSEHSFLAEEEGQLMGVLLAQAVWQGDKPVVMVVQVLLTEGAPSEAASGLLHACVKSAYDAAVYEVHFPVTPELESAAHNEEAHLLGRYAVSYLGSRHQTASGERLSKMPNTGGESSA; translated from the coding sequence ATGCTGCGTTACCGAATCTTTACCCCTGACGACTTCCCTACACTCGAAGCGCTCGACTTGGCCGTGCAGCGCCGCGCCGACCCTGCCTTCGACACCCTCGATGAGCGCGAGCGAGAAGGCCGCCTGCGAACTTCGTTGCCCGCCCTCAAGTTTTTTGAACGAAGCGAACACAGCTTTTTGGCGGAAGAGGAAGGCCAGCTCATGGGCGTACTGCTGGCCCAGGCCGTTTGGCAAGGCGACAAGCCAGTGGTGATGGTGGTGCAGGTGCTGCTGACCGAAGGTGCGCCCAGCGAGGCGGCCAGCGGGTTGCTGCACGCCTGCGTCAAGAGCGCTTACGACGCCGCCGTCTACGAAGTTCACTTTCCCGTGACGCCGGAGTTAGAGAGCGCGGCCCACAATGAAGAAGCGCACCTGCTGGGCCGCTACGCAGTGAGCTATCTGGGCAGCCGCCACCAGACCGCGTCCGGCGAGCGGCTCAGTAAAATGCCAAACACGGGTGGCGAGAGTAGCGCCTAA
- a CDS encoding P-II family nitrogen regulator, translated as MKLITAVVRPERVQQVKEALFQAGIKGLTLSRVSGHGGEQEVVERYRGTRVIVEFHDKVEFKMAVSEPFIELAIEAICRGARTGEVGDGKIFVTPLERVIRIRTGEEDNSALTPVATKTLTPTR; from the coding sequence ATGAAACTGATCACCGCAGTGGTAAGGCCCGAACGGGTGCAGCAAGTCAAAGAAGCCCTGTTCCAAGCGGGCATCAAGGGATTGACGCTGAGCCGGGTCAGCGGACACGGCGGCGAGCAGGAAGTCGTGGAGCGCTACCGGGGCACCCGCGTCATCGTCGAGTTTCACGACAAAGTGGAATTCAAGATGGCCGTCAGCGAGCCGTTTATAGAACTTGCCATTGAAGCCATCTGCCGGGGCGCACGCACCGGAGAAGTCGGCGACGGCAAAATTTTCGTGACGCCTCTAGAGCGGGTCATCCGCATCCGTACTGGTGAAGAAGACAACAGCGCCCTGACGCCCGTCGCAACCAAAACCCTGACGCCCACCCGCTAA
- a CDS encoding rhamnulokinase — translation MSKAVAPPTRHIAVDLGASSGRVALGTFEGGKLHVEILHRFPNGGVPVRGQLYWNVLGLWREVLHGLKLAAQHGEIQSIGVNSWAVDYGLLDAQGDLLGAVHHYRSPRLDGVMQRVRATLTDQAIYNATGIQFLPFNTLYQLAAEPPERLARADKLLMIPDLLHFWLCGVAVTERTNASSTQFFNPQMGKWATELLDALNIPTRLLSDIVESGTTLGKLTPEVERETGLRGVQVILPATHDTASAVAAVPAEGQDWAYVSSGTWSLVGIETPQPIITPRSLAENLTNEAGVGGTNRLLKNVMGLWIIQQCNEVWKLDYADLYKQAADVASGSTIDPDDARFLPPGADMAVRVQAYCSETNQFVPQTPAEITRCVLDSLAHKTAQILRVLKDVSGQAIRVVHVVGGGSQIALLNQLIANACGKWVIAGPVEATLMGNLSVQALGQTDLPTLRQVVRASTALKTFSPNPQP, via the coding sequence GTGAGCAAAGCGGTTGCCCCTCCCACTCGTCACATAGCCGTTGACCTCGGCGCTTCCAGTGGCCGCGTCGCTCTCGGTACGTTCGAAGGCGGCAAGCTCCACGTAGAAATCCTGCACCGCTTCCCCAACGGCGGCGTACCCGTGCGTGGGCAACTCTACTGGAACGTTCTGGGCCTGTGGCGCGAGGTGCTGCACGGCCTCAAACTGGCGGCGCAGCACGGCGAGATTCAGAGCATCGGCGTCAATTCGTGGGCGGTGGATTACGGCTTGCTGGACGCTCAGGGCGACTTGCTGGGCGCGGTGCACCATTACCGCAGCCCCCGCTTAGATGGTGTGATGCAGCGGGTGCGGGCCACGCTGACCGACCAGGCGATTTATAACGCCACCGGCATTCAATTTTTGCCGTTCAACACCCTCTACCAACTCGCTGCCGAACCGCCTGAACGTTTGGCCCGCGCCGACAAGTTGCTGATGATCCCCGATCTGCTGCACTTCTGGCTGTGCGGCGTGGCCGTCACCGAGCGCACCAATGCGAGCAGTACGCAGTTTTTCAACCCTCAAATGGGAAAATGGGCCACCGAATTGCTCGACGCCCTCAATATCCCCACCAGATTGTTGTCCGATATCGTTGAATCCGGCACGACTTTAGGCAAATTGACGCCGGAAGTGGAACGCGAAACGGGGCTGAGAGGCGTTCAAGTGATCCTGCCCGCCACGCATGACACCGCTTCCGCCGTCGCCGCCGTGCCTGCCGAGGGCCAAGACTGGGCTTATGTGTCGAGCGGCACTTGGAGCTTGGTGGGTATTGAAACGCCCCAGCCGATCATCACGCCGCGCAGCCTCGCCGAGAATCTGACCAACGAAGCAGGCGTGGGCGGCACCAACCGGCTGCTCAAAAACGTGATGGGCCTGTGGATTATTCAGCAGTGCAACGAGGTCTGGAAGCTGGACTATGCCGATTTGTACAAGCAGGCCGCCGACGTGGCATCTGGCTCCACCATTGACCCGGATGACGCCCGCTTTTTGCCGCCCGGTGCGGATATGGCTGTGCGGGTTCAGGCGTACTGCTCCGAAACGAATCAGTTCGTACCCCAGACGCCCGCTGAGATTACCCGCTGCGTGCTGGACAGCCTCGCCCACAAAACGGCGCAGATTCTAAGGGTGCTGAAAGACGTGAGCGGTCAGGCTATTCGCGTGGTGCATGTGGTGGGCGGCGGCTCACAAATTGCTCTGCTCAACCAACTGATCGCCAACGCCTGTGGCAAATGGGTGATCGCTGGCCCTGTGGAGGCCACTTTAATGGGTAATCTATCGGTGCAAGCGCTGGGCCAAACCGACCTTCCTACCCTGCGCCAAGTGGTGCGGGCCTCCACCGCCTTGAAAACTTTCTCACCCAACCCCCAACCATGA
- a CDS encoding ammonium transporter, translating into MLLTPTVLRRSLPLLTLLSIGAALAQAVKAPAFNTGDTAWMIVAAALVLFMTPGLAFFYGGLTRSQSVLNTMMMSFVSIGLVLVLWMLGGYSIAFTPGNSFFGGLSAAGLNGLSNTVNGTIPSYVFAAFQAMFAVIALALISGAVVERMRFGAFLLFGGLWSLLIYSPLAHMVWGGGWLGVRGALDFAGGTVIHIAAGVSALVAAFVLGPRIGHGRTAHVPHNVPFVLLGAAILWFGWIGFNAGSALGANQSAALAFMTTCVATAAAMLTWLIWESARGGKPTAVGAATGLVVGLVAITPACGFVSPWASLVVGIAGATASFWAVQFKQAFRADDALDVFACHGIAGIVGALLTGALAWTTGQGKPLGEQMLIQTQAVVFTLVFCGVGSFILLKLVGLVLPLRVTASQEVSGIDISSHSEQGYAENESGLSAPVMIGGD; encoded by the coding sequence ATGCTGCTGACCCCAACTGTACTGAGGCGCTCGCTGCCGCTGCTGACCTTGTTGAGCATAGGTGCGGCGCTGGCCCAAGCGGTCAAAGCCCCTGCCTTTAACACCGGCGACACCGCTTGGATGATCGTGGCCGCCGCGCTGGTGCTGTTCATGACGCCGGGTCTGGCCTTTTTCTACGGCGGCCTGACCCGCTCACAGAGCGTGCTCAACACCATGATGATGAGCTTTGTTTCTATAGGCTTGGTGCTGGTGCTGTGGATGCTGGGCGGTTACAGCATCGCCTTCACGCCGGGCAATTCCTTTTTTGGTGGACTCAGCGCTGCCGGCCTCAATGGCCTGAGCAATACTGTCAACGGCACCATTCCGTCTTACGTCTTCGCGGCGTTTCAGGCCATGTTCGCCGTCATCGCACTGGCGCTGATCTCCGGCGCGGTCGTCGAGCGGATGCGCTTTGGGGCCTTCTTGCTGTTCGGCGGACTGTGGAGCCTCCTGATCTACTCGCCGCTGGCCCATATGGTCTGGGGCGGCGGCTGGCTGGGCGTGCGCGGAGCGCTGGACTTCGCGGGCGGCACCGTCATTCACATCGCGGCGGGCGTCAGCGCTCTGGTGGCCGCCTTCGTGTTGGGGCCGCGCATCGGACATGGCCGCACCGCCCACGTGCCGCACAATGTTCCCTTCGTGCTGCTCGGCGCGGCGATCTTGTGGTTCGGCTGGATCGGCTTTAACGCCGGCAGCGCTCTGGGAGCCAACCAATCGGCGGCGCTGGCTTTTATGACCACCTGCGTGGCTACCGCCGCCGCCATGCTGACCTGGCTCATTTGGGAAAGTGCGCGGGGCGGCAAGCCTACCGCTGTGGGCGCAGCGACTGGCTTGGTCGTGGGCCTGGTCGCCATCACGCCGGCTTGCGGGTTCGTTTCTCCCTGGGCGTCTTTGGTGGTGGGCATTGCCGGAGCCACCGCCAGCTTCTGGGCGGTGCAGTTCAAGCAGGCCTTCCGCGCCGACGACGCTTTAGACGTCTTTGCCTGTCACGGTATTGCGGGCATTGTAGGAGCGCTGCTGACCGGCGCACTAGCGTGGACGACGGGCCAAGGCAAGCCGCTGGGCGAGCAAATGCTGATTCAAACTCAAGCGGTGGTGTTTACTCTGGTGTTCTGCGGCGTGGGCAGCTTCATTTTGCTCAAGTTGGTGGGTCTGGTGTTGCCGCTGCGGGTCACGGCCAGCCAAGAAGTCAGCGGCATCGACATCTCCTCGCATAGTGAGCAGGGCTACGCCGAAAACGAATCGGGCCTCAGCGCTCCGGTGATGATCGGCGGAGATTAA
- a CDS encoding DUF4126 domain-containing protein, which yields MEVLTGLLTSFGLSGAAGLNAYVPLLIVGLLQRYGVIALPESYALLSNTWVLLGITVVGALDFVGDKIPGIDHALHVFGGILNAAAGAVLFASHAGITHLDPSVSLLLGFVVAGSVQMGRTVLRPASTALTGGLANPLVSTAEDGTSVLLSILAIFAPVLAVTLLLLLLYFGFRLWQRRPRRRSLT from the coding sequence ATGGAAGTCCTGACCGGACTGCTGACTTCGTTCGGTTTGTCTGGCGCGGCGGGCCTGAACGCTTACGTGCCGCTGCTGATCGTCGGCTTGCTCCAGCGCTACGGCGTGATTGCCTTGCCAGAGTCGTACGCGCTGCTGAGTAACACCTGGGTGCTTCTGGGCATCACGGTCGTCGGAGCGCTCGATTTCGTCGGAGACAAGATTCCCGGCATAGACCACGCCCTGCATGTCTTCGGCGGCATTCTCAACGCGGCGGCGGGGGCGGTGCTGTTCGCTTCGCATGCGGGCATCACCCACCTCGATCCCAGCGTGTCGCTGCTGCTGGGCTTCGTGGTGGCGGGCAGCGTGCAGATGGGCCGCACGGTGTTGCGTCCGGCGTCTACCGCCCTGACTGGTGGGCTGGCCAACCCGCTGGTGTCCACTGCCGAGGACGGCACTTCGGTGCTGCTGAGTATTTTGGCGATTTTCGCTCCGGTGCTGGCGGTGACCCTGTTGCTACTGCTGCTGTATTTTGGCTTCCGCTTGTGGCAGCGGCGGCCAAGGCGCAGGTCGCTGACGTAG
- the malQ gene encoding 4-alpha-glucanotransferase: MLIARSSGVLLHPTSLPGPYGIGELGQEARSFINWLASAGQKYWQVMPLGPTGYGDSPYQAFSAFAGNPYLVCLDTLREQELLLDVDFDAVPEFNPDRVDFGLQYIWRNQMLSRAFSHFEAGRAEGEMGEVDAEFAVFKASEQHWLGDYALFMAIKNEQGGLPWNAWPLPIRRREAEAMSDAKTRLVREIERYSFQQFLFFRQWTAIRDYAAEQGVQVIGDIPIFVAMDSSDAWANPEQFFFDDEGQPTVVAGVPPDYFSETGQLWGNPLYDWDVMKKSGFEWWIRRFQASLKLYDLIRVDHFRGFAGYWEIPFPADTAMNGEWKPALGHDMFDAVRQALGDLPIIAEDLGVITPDVEALRDDYNLPGMAVLQFAFGGGDFAVNAFLPHNLKENQVVYTGTHDNDTTRGWWRNADEHEHHTFRVYTHSDPSEESFAWLLTTIAFESKANLAVVPLQDLLNLDSDERMNLPGSTGPENWTWRYREGVVSADLAHKLRELTEETKRTA, encoded by the coding sequence ATGCTGATTGCCCGTTCCAGTGGAGTCCTGCTCCACCCCACCAGTTTGCCCGGCCCTTACGGGATCGGCGAACTCGGCCAAGAGGCCCGCAGCTTTATCAACTGGCTTGCCAGCGCGGGCCAAAAATACTGGCAAGTCATGCCGCTCGGGCCCACCGGCTACGGCGATAGCCCTTATCAGGCCTTCTCGGCGTTCGCGGGCAATCCGTATCTGGTGTGCCTCGACACCCTACGCGAGCAGGAACTGCTGCTGGACGTGGACTTTGACGCGGTGCCGGAATTTAACCCTGACCGGGTGGATTTTGGCCTTCAGTACATCTGGCGCAACCAAATGCTCAGCCGCGCCTTCTCACACTTCGAAGCGGGCCGGGCCGAGGGCGAAATGGGCGAAGTGGACGCCGAGTTCGCCGTATTCAAGGCCAGCGAGCAGCACTGGCTGGGAGACTACGCGCTATTTATGGCCATCAAAAACGAGCAGGGCGGCCTGCCGTGGAACGCTTGGCCGCTGCCGATTCGCCGCCGCGAAGCCGAGGCCATGTCGGACGCCAAAACCCGCTTGGTTCGCGAAATCGAGCGCTATTCGTTTCAGCAGTTTTTGTTTTTCAGGCAGTGGACGGCCATCCGTGATTACGCCGCCGAACAGGGCGTGCAGGTCATCGGGGACATTCCAATTTTCGTGGCGATGGACTCTTCCGACGCTTGGGCCAACCCGGAGCAGTTTTTCTTTGATGACGAAGGCCAGCCGACGGTGGTCGCGGGTGTGCCGCCAGATTACTTCAGCGAAACCGGCCAGCTCTGGGGCAATCCCTTGTATGACTGGGACGTGATGAAAAAGAGCGGCTTCGAATGGTGGATTCGCCGTTTTCAGGCCAGCTTGAAGCTGTACGACCTGATCCGGGTCGATCACTTCCGGGGCTTTGCGGGCTACTGGGAAATTCCTTTTCCTGCCGACACCGCCATGAACGGCGAGTGGAAACCGGCGCTGGGGCACGACATGTTTGACGCCGTGCGTCAGGCGCTGGGCGACCTCCCGATTATCGCCGAGGATTTGGGCGTGATTACGCCGGACGTGGAAGCGCTGCGCGACGATTACAACTTGCCGGGCATGGCGGTGCTGCAATTTGCTTTTGGCGGCGGCGACTTTGCCGTCAACGCCTTTTTGCCGCACAACCTCAAGGAAAATCAGGTGGTCTACACCGGCACCCACGACAACGACACCACCCGGGGCTGGTGGCGCAATGCCGACGAGCACGAGCACCACACCTTCCGGGTCTACACCCACAGCGATCCCAGTGAAGAGAGCTTTGCTTGGCTGCTGACCACCATCGCCTTTGAATCGAAAGCCAATTTGGCCGTCGTGCCGCTGCAAGATTTGCTGAATTTGGACAGCGACGAACGGATGAACTTGCCCGGCAGCACTGGCCCCGAAAACTGGACCTGGCGCTACCGGGAGGGCGTGGTGTCGGCTGATTTGGCCCACAAGCTGCGCGAGTTGACCGAAGAGACGAAGCGAACGGCTTAA
- the pth gene encoding aminoacyl-tRNA hydrolase produces MKLIVALGNPGSQYAQTRHNVAWQVADELARQQGAVWRAGEHAEQAEFRVLGEKVLLIKPQTFMNASGKAALPAMQFYKLSPEALLVIQDDLDSPFGLLKIKVGGRHGGQNGVRDIIRVLSTEQFARLKIGISRPPAGRDPADWVLSKWAESERPTLDELVRLGVGASLKWVTAGPKEAQAAYNNTDLRPKPEPAAQVPVSAAESEVESGPVPLSQTAQK; encoded by the coding sequence ATGAAACTCATCGTGGCCCTCGGCAATCCCGGTTCTCAGTACGCCCAAACCCGGCATAACGTCGCCTGGCAGGTGGCCGACGAGCTGGCAAGGCAACAGGGTGCAGTGTGGCGAGCCGGCGAACACGCGGAGCAAGCCGAATTCCGGGTGCTCGGCGAAAAGGTCCTGCTGATCAAGCCGCAGACCTTTATGAACGCTTCGGGCAAAGCGGCGCTGCCCGCCATGCAGTTTTATAAGCTCAGCCCCGAGGCGCTGTTGGTCATTCAAGACGACCTAGACAGCCCCTTCGGGTTACTCAAAATCAAAGTGGGCGGGCGGCACGGCGGCCAAAACGGTGTGCGCGATATTATCCGCGTGCTGAGCACTGAGCAGTTTGCCCGCCTCAAAATCGGTATTTCTCGCCCGCCTGCTGGCCGCGACCCTGCCGACTGGGTGCTGAGCAAATGGGCCGAGAGCGAGCGCCCCACCTTAGACGAGTTGGTGCGGCTGGGCGTCGGCGCGTCGCTCAAGTGGGTCACAGCCGGCCCCAAGGAAGCGCAGGCGGCCTACAACAACACCGACCTGCGCCCCAAGCCGGAGCCTGCCGCTCAAGTGCCGGTCAGTGCAGCCGAATCGGAAGTCGAGTCAGGCCCGGTACCACTTTCTCAAACCGCTCAGAAGTAA
- a CDS encoding cob(I)yrinic acid a,c-diamide adenosyltransferase yields MKLYTRTGDGGQTGLYGADRVSKTHPRVEAYGTVDELNSVLGLARAHNARSHTPQADVETDLEYLQNALFDLGADLATRQDSPYAKNVARMDAEDAAYLEAMIDRYQDGVEPLKHFIHPSGTPVGASLHVARSVARRAERDVLRLMEVEEANLQAQIYLNRVSDLLFVMARAVNARAGLSEEAWKVKPRRKAAEQNNS; encoded by the coding sequence ATGAAACTGTATACCCGCACCGGCGACGGCGGTCAGACTGGACTCTACGGCGCAGACCGCGTGAGCAAAACGCATCCCCGCGTGGAGGCTTACGGCACGGTCGACGAACTCAACAGCGTGCTGGGCCTTGCCCGCGCCCACAACGCCCGCTCGCACACGCCGCAGGCCGACGTGGAAACGGATTTGGAATACCTGCAAAACGCGCTGTTCGATCTCGGCGCAGATCTGGCGACCCGTCAGGACAGCCCCTATGCCAAAAATGTGGCCCGCATGGACGCTGAGGACGCCGCTTACTTGGAAGCCATGATTGACCGTTATCAGGACGGTGTGGAACCGCTCAAGCATTTTATTCACCCAAGCGGCACGCCAGTTGGAGCCAGCTTGCACGTGGCCCGCAGCGTGGCGAGGCGGGCCGAACGAGACGTGCTCAGGCTGATGGAGGTGGAGGAGGCCAACCTTCAGGCTCAGATCTATCTCAACCGCGTTTCGGATTTGCTGTTCGTGATGGCCCGCGCCGTCAACGCCCGCGCCGGACTGAGCGAGGAAGCCTGGAAGGTCAAGCCGAGGCGTAAAGCGGCGGAGCAGAACAACTCCTAA
- a CDS encoding (Fe-S)-binding protein — protein MKIDLFITCLNDALFPQTGLAMARLLRRLGHQVRFNEAQTCCGQMHFNTGYQREALPLIRKFVNDFRNAEVIVAPSGSCVAFVRDLYPKAAEWAGDDDLLREVTELGKRTYELSEFLIKVLKVEDVGAYYPHRVTYHPTCHAARLLRVGDAPLRLLKNVRGLTLVELPASEQCCGFGGTFSVKNPETSTAMLADKVQSVMSTGAECCTAGDNSCLMHIGGGLSRLQSGVGVVHLAEILASTESMSAGSSETIGAMQVSAEALL, from the coding sequence ATGAAAATAGATTTGTTTATCACATGCCTCAACGACGCCCTTTTTCCGCAAACGGGCCTGGCGATGGCGCGGCTGCTGCGGCGACTCGGCCACCAAGTCCGCTTTAACGAAGCGCAGACCTGCTGCGGCCAGATGCATTTCAATACCGGCTATCAGCGCGAGGCCCTGCCACTCATCCGCAAATTCGTGAACGACTTCAGAAACGCCGAGGTGATCGTGGCCCCCAGCGGCTCCTGCGTGGCCTTCGTGCGCGACCTGTATCCGAAGGCGGCAGAGTGGGCCGGAGACGACGATTTGTTGCGGGAAGTCACCGAACTTGGAAAGCGGACGTATGAACTCAGCGAATTTCTCATCAAGGTGCTGAAGGTCGAAGATGTGGGCGCGTACTATCCGCACCGCGTCACCTACCATCCAACCTGCCATGCGGCGCGGCTGCTGCGGGTGGGCGACGCGCCTCTGAGGCTGCTCAAGAATGTGCGCGGCCTGACCCTGGTGGAATTGCCCGCCTCTGAGCAGTGCTGCGGCTTCGGCGGAACGTTCAGTGTCAAGAACCCCGAAACCAGTACAGCGATGCTGGCCGACAAGGTGCAGAGCGTGATGAGTACCGGGGCCGAGTGCTGCACGGCGGGCGACAATTCTTGTTTGATGCACATCGGCGGCGGCCTGAGTCGGCTGCAGAGTGGGGTGGGCGTGGTGCATTTGGCGGAAATTTTGGCAAGCACTGAGTCAATGAGCGCTGGAAGTTCAGAAACCATCGGCGCAATGCAGGTCAGCGCGGAGGCCCTGCTGTGA
- a CDS encoding DUF503 domain-containing protein, translated as MALGYIGSLTVRVEMPWVSNLKEKRALVRPVVERLKARFPVTVARLDGLNAHDWEIIGVVTVSNDRQWVEETLQLAADFIVAQGEYRVTEEERGIVTIEEVME; from the coding sequence GTGGCGCTCGGCTATATCGGCAGCCTGACGGTGCGCGTAGAGATGCCCTGGGTCAGCAATCTCAAGGAAAAGCGAGCGCTGGTGCGGCCCGTGGTCGAGCGCCTCAAGGCCCGCTTTCCGGTAACGGTGGCCCGCTTGGACGGCCTCAACGCCCACGACTGGGAAATTATCGGGGTGGTAACGGTCAGCAATGATCGGCAGTGGGTCGAAGAAACCTTGCAACTCGCCGCCGACTTTATCGTGGCGCAGGGCGAGTACCGAGTGACCGAGGAAGAGCGCGGCATCGTGACGATTGAAGAGGTGATGGAGTAA
- a CDS encoding lactate utilization protein B yields MSAGGIHPARPFPEAARDTLQDAQMRRNLKHATTTIREKRFRAVAELPDWEALRTRGAELKDAALSDLAEQLLTLETAVKRRGGQVHWARDAAEACRIVTDLAASHGAREIIKVKSITSDEIELNAALEKRGIQAIETDLAELIVQLAGDTPSHILVPAIHKNRAEIRDLFRRKLGAELLTDEPKVLAEAARLYLREKFLSTKVAVSGANFAIAESGTVCIVESEGNGRMCLTLPDVLISVMGIEKVLPQWADIAPFMQLLPRSSTAERMNPYTSFWSGVTPGDGPQEFHLVLLDNGRTDVLADEAARQTLRCIRCSACLNVCPVYERAGGHAYGSVYPGPIGAILTPQLLQLEDENANTLPWASSLCGACYDACPVKINIPEILIYLRGQITPHKSHNLENTVESIAMKTAAWIFNEPFRFEGALKLARTGQGPLVQHGAIHALPGLLGGWTSSRNLPPFPAKSFRELWREEGQNDE; encoded by the coding sequence GTGAGCGCTGGAGGCATTCACCCGGCCCGGCCTTTTCCTGAGGCGGCCCGTGACACGCTGCAAGACGCCCAGATGCGGCGGAACCTCAAGCACGCCACCACCACCATCCGCGAGAAGCGCTTTCGGGCGGTGGCTGAGCTGCCGGATTGGGAAGCTCTCCGCACGCGAGGTGCAGAACTCAAAGACGCCGCTCTCTCAGACTTAGCTGAGCAACTCCTGACGCTGGAAACGGCAGTCAAGCGGCGCGGCGGGCAAGTTCACTGGGCGCGGGACGCCGCCGAAGCCTGCCGCATCGTGACTGACCTCGCCGCTTCTCATGGAGCGCGGGAGATCATCAAAGTCAAGAGCATTACCAGCGACGAGATCGAACTCAACGCGGCGCTGGAAAAGCGCGGCATTCAGGCCATCGAAACCGACCTTGCCGAGCTGATCGTGCAACTCGCCGGAGACACGCCCAGCCACATTCTGGTTCCGGCCATTCACAAAAACCGCGCCGAAATCCGTGATTTGTTTCGCCGAAAACTCGGCGCAGAATTGCTGACCGACGAGCCGAAAGTGCTGGCCGAAGCCGCTCGCCTCTACCTCCGCGAGAAATTCCTGAGCACCAAAGTGGCCGTATCCGGCGCAAACTTTGCCATTGCCGAAAGTGGAACCGTCTGCATCGTGGAATCCGAAGGCAATGGGCGGATGTGCCTGACCTTGCCCGACGTGCTGATTTCGGTGATGGGTATAGAGAAGGTGCTGCCCCAGTGGGCCGACATCGCGCCGTTCATGCAACTCCTGCCGCGCAGCTCTACCGCCGAGCGTATGAATCCGTACACCAGTTTCTGGAGCGGCGTCACCCCCGGCGACGGCCCGCAGGAATTTCATCTGGTTCTGCTGGACAACGGGCGCACCGACGTGCTGGCCGACGAAGCCGCCCGTCAAACGCTGCGCTGTATTCGCTGCTCGGCTTGCCTGAATGTCTGCCCCGTCTACGAGCGGGCGGGCGGCCACGCTTACGGCAGCGTCTACCCCGGCCCGATTGGCGCGATTCTGACGCCTCAACTGCTGCAACTCGAAGATGAAAATGCCAACACCTTGCCGTGGGCCAGCAGTTTGTGCGGAGCCTGTTACGATGCTTGCCCGGTCAAGATCAACATTCCCGAAATCCTGATTTATCTGCGTGGACAGATTACGCCGCACAAGTCGCACAATCTAGAGAACACGGTGGAGAGTATTGCTATGAAAACCGCCGCCTGGATTTTTAACGAGCCGTTCCGCTTTGAGGGAGCGCTGAAACTGGCCCGTACTGGGCAGGGGCCGCTGGTGCAGCACGGCGCGATTCACGCTCTACCCGGCCTGCTCGGTGGCTGGACGAGTTCGCGCAACTTGCCGCCGTTTCCGGCCAAATCGTTTCGTGAGCTGTGGCGAGAGGAGGGACAAAATGACGAGTGA